Genomic segment of Myxococcus stipitatus:
CCAGATGCGTCTCAAAGGGCGCGGAGTCCCTTCCCTCAAGGGAGGGGCGCCCGGAGACCTGTATCTGCACCTCCAGGTCAAGGTGCCAGACACGGACACCCCCGAGGCACGGGCCGCGGCGGAAACGCTGTCCCGGGCCTACAGCGACGATGTGCGTCGCGAGCTGACGCTCTGACCCTCTTGTCTCTTGTCCTGGGCGCCGCCCCGTCATAGACGGCGCCTCTACCTTCCATTCATCACGCCGCCGCAGGAAACGGAGCACAGCGCACATGGGCCTCTTAGACATCTTCACGGGCGGCTCGGGCCCCGAGAAAGCCCTCAAGCTCAAGCCCAAGGTCACCCAGAAATACGGGGACCCGGCGACCCGCCAGAAGGCCATCCAGCAGCTCGGGGAGATGAAGTATCCCGAGGCCGTCTCCGTGCTGCTCGCCCGCTTCACCATCACCGTGGACCCGCTCACCACGGACGCGGACGAGAAGGAGCACACCTTCGAGCTGGTGAAGTCCTTCGGCAAGGATGCCGTCCCCCCCATCGTCGAGTTCCTCAGCAAGACGGAGCAGGCCACGTCCTGGGCGCTGCGCCTCCTGGGTGAGCTGCTCAGCGAGGACGAGGTCACCGGGGCCTGCGTCAATGCCCTCCAGCACCTGTCCG
This window contains:
- a CDS encoding HEAT repeat domain-containing protein, which gives rise to MGLLDIFTGGSGPEKALKLKPKVTQKYGDPATRQKAIQQLGEMKYPEAVSVLLARFTITVDPLTTDADEKEHTFELVKSFGKDAVPPIVEFLSKTEQATSWALRLLGELLSEDEVTGACVNALQHLSAHYTKNPEKKVVLLHHVTGREDARIAPAVLPFLEDMSDDVKIAALKALASLKYEPAREPMLKLLTAEETGRRVQTSALAALADSGFSVADKRAQVEPLLVEPFVLDKDGRVQRRA